From one Triticum urartu cultivar G1812 chromosome 3, Tu2.1, whole genome shotgun sequence genomic stretch:
- the LOC125546179 gene encoding E3 ubiquitin-protein ligase RGLG3-like, whose amino-acid sequence MWGERAHHRHGHHHDHVPSGGSKDRQPKFIADNYSSVDEVIAALREAGLESSNLILGIDFTKSNEWSGRHSFGRKSLHAISGTPNPYEQAISIIGRTLSPFDDDNLIPCFGFGDASTHDHSVFSFYQENRPCRGFEEVLDRYRQIVPHLNLSGPTSFAPLIYAAMSVVESSNCQYHVLVIIADGQVTTSTSGGRLSPQEQATIQAIVDASFYPLSIVMVGVGDGPWDAMQHFDDCIPDRAFDNFQFVNFTGIMSSSKDMSKKEAAFALAALMEIPTQYKATQGLRPPERHAQNANPPRILPPPSKVLERDNIVAASHTPAATSQSTDVGYTVSDEKVCPICLTNPKDMAFQCGHLTCKECGPTLSTCPLCRAPITVRVRLFS is encoded by the exons ATGTGGGGCGAGAGGGCTCATCACAGGCATGGGCACCATCACGACCACGTTCCGTCCGGGGGTTCCAAGGACCGGCAGCCCAAGTTCATAGCAGACAACTACAGCTCGGTAGATGAG GTCATTGCTGCATTGAGAGAAGCTGGGCTTGAATCATCAAATCTAATTCTTGGCATCGACTTCACCAAAAGCAATGAATGGTCAG GTAGGCATTCCTTTGGAAGAAAATCTCTGCATGCCATTAGTGGCACTCCAAATCCATATGAGCAAGCCATCTCTATAATTGGGCGAACACTATCACCTTTTGATGATGATAACTTGATACCATGCTTTGGATTTGGTGATG CTTCTACGCATGATCATTCTGTCTTCAGCTTTTACCAAGAAAACCGTCCTTGCCGTGGTTTTGAGGAGGTTCTTGACAGATACAGACAAATTGTTCCACATTTGAACCTTTCAG GACCAACTTCTTTTGCACCTCTTATCTACGCGGCGATGTCAGTTGTCGAAAGCAGTAACTGCCAATACCATGTCCTCGTCATCATAGCTGATGGACAG GTGACCACTTCAACTTCAGGTGGAAGATTAAGTCCACAAGAACAGGCAACTATACAAGCGATTGTTGATGCTAG CTTCTATCCTCTTTCAATTGTGATGGTGGGGGTGGGCGATGGGCCATGGGATGCAATGCAGCATTTTGATGACTGTATTCCTGACAGAGCCTTCGACAATTTCCAG TTCGTGAACTTCACTGGTATCATGTCATCAAGCAAGGATATGTCAAAGAAGGAGGCCGCATTTGCGCTTGCAGCGCTGATGGAAATACCCACCCAATACAAAGCGACTCAAGGCCTCCGACCTCCAGA GAGGCACGCACAAAACGCCAACCCTCCGAGGATCCTTCCCCCTCCCAGCAAAGTTCTTGAACGTGACAATATTGTCGCAGCTTCTCATACTCCAGCCGCAACCTCGCAGTCAACCGACGTTGGCTACACCGTTTCGGATGAAAAG GTATGTCCCATCTGCTTAACGAATCCAAAGGACATGGCTTTCCAATGCGGCCATCTG ACATGCAAGGAATGCGGGCCAACGCTATCGACATGCCCCTTGTGCCGCGCGCCAATCACTGTCCGTGTAAGGCTCTTTTCATAA
- the LOC125549388 gene encoding E3 ubiquitin-protein ligase RGLG3-like gives MWGWGKQEKARDTRSSSTMWGWGEEEEEEEEAHDEHATRSSPTMWDEEEETDDEHDTRSPPTSWDENTDDEDVPSESSEDVPSGSSDDVPSGSSEEVPSGSSEEGEPMYNYSTVDEVITALREAGLESSNLIFGIDFTKSNDWSGKHSFGGESLHAISRTPNPYEQAISIIGRTLSPFDDDNLIPCFGFGDVSTCDHSVFSFYEDYRPCCGFEEVLDRYKQMIPYLELSGPTSFAPLIYAAISVVENSNYQHHVLVIIADGQATTSNSYSIVSPQEEATIQALIDASFYPLSIVMVGVGDGPWDEMQPADECIPSRAFYNFQFVNFTDIMSTSKDMEKKEAAFAFAALMEIPTQYKAAQGLLPPEWHEEMADPWMILPPPIEVLERDDAVAATYAPAAIFQLTDVGNDALDEQVCPICLRNPKDMAFQCGHLTCRECGPTLSTCPVCRVPITHEALLVRRARPSEAEDPPFHPIWYQE, from the exons ATGTGGGGCTGGGGCAAACAGGAAAAGGCTCGTGACACCCG ATCGTCGTCGACAATGTGGGGCTGgggtgaagaggaagaggaagaggaagaggctCATGACGAGCATGCCACCCG GTCGTCGCCGACGATGTGGGATGAAGAGGAGGAGACTGATGACGAGCATGACACCCG ATCGCCGCCGACATCGTGGGACGAAAATACTGATGACGAGGACGTTCCTTCCGAGAGTTCCGAGGACGTTCCTTCTGGGAGTTCCGACGACGTTCCTTCCGGGAGTTCCGAGGAAGTTCCCTCCGGGAGCTCCGAGGAAGGGGAGCCCATGTACAATTACAGCACGGTGGATGAG GTCATTACTGCACTGAGAGAAGCTGGGCTTGAATCATCAAATCTGATTTTTGGCATTGACTTCACCAAAAGCAACGATTGGTCAG GTAAGCATTCCTTCGGAGGAGAATCTCTGCATGCCATTAGCCGCACCCCAAATCCATATGAGCAAGCCATTTCTATTATTGGGCGAACACTATCACCTTTTGATGATGATAACTTGATACCATGCTTTGGATTTGGTGATG TTTCTACATGTGATCATTCCGTCTTCAGCTTTTACGAAGATTACCGTCCTTGTTGTGGTTTTGAGGAGGTTCTTGACAGATACAAACAAATGATTCCATATTTGGAGCTTTCAG GACCAACTTCTTTTGCACCTCTTATCTACGCGGCGATTTCAGTTGTTGAAAACAGTAACTACCAACATCATGTCCTCGTCATCATAGCTGATGGGCAG GCAACCACCTCAAATTCTTACAGCATCGTAAGTCCACAAGAAGAGGCAACTATACAAGCACTTATTGATGCTAG CTTCTATCCTCTTTCAATTGTGATGGTGGGAGTGGGCGATGGACCATGGGATGAAATGCAGCCTGCTGATGAATGTATTCCTAGCAGGGCTTTTTACAATTTCCAG TTTGTGAACTTTACTGACATCATGTCAACAAGCAAGGATATGGAGAAGAAGGAGGCTGCATTTGCCTTTGCAGCTCTGATGGAAATACCCACTCAATACAAAGCGGCCCAAGGCCTCCTACCTCCAGA GTGGCACGAAGAAATGGCTGACCCTTGGATGATCCTTCCGCCACCAATTGAAGTCCTTGAACGTGATGATGCTGTTGCAGCTACCTATGCTCCAGCCGCAATCTTCCAGTTAACCGACGTTGGCAATGACGCTTTGGATGAACAG GTATGCCCCATCTGCTTAAGGAATCCGAAGGACATGGCTTTCCAGTGCGGTCATCTG ACATGCAGGGAATGCGGCCCAACATTATCGACCTGCCCCGTGTGCCGTGTCCCGATCACGCATGAGGCTCTTCTCGTAAGGAGGGCGCGGCCTTCTGAAGCGGAGGATCCGCCGTTCCATCCAATTTGGTATCAGGAGTAA